In one window of Methanosarcina vacuolata Z-761 DNA:
- a CDS encoding fumarate hydratase, which yields MSTKISRESFIRSIADLLRKTETELPDDVVNAIRNAEAAEENKVAKFQLRAILKNLEIAKKHRVPMCQDTGIMIFFAEIGSEFHPGFDLEAAIREAVVLATAEIPLRPNAVDPLTRKNSGNNTGVGIPDIHWKIVPGSQLKITAAPKGAGSENMSSLHMFNPTETGSIKNFVLETIVNAGGMPCPPLTIGIGIGGSFDAAARLAKESLLEPLDAPMEGLEREIFESVNALGIGCMGLGGSTTALAVRVKTAHCHTASLPVAVNIQCWANRHASVMFGGDE from the coding sequence TTGTCTACAAAAATTAGCCGTGAAAGTTTTATTCGGTCTATTGCAGACCTATTAAGAAAAACGGAAACCGAACTTCCTGATGATGTGGTAAACGCAATCAGGAACGCTGAGGCCGCAGAAGAAAATAAGGTTGCAAAATTTCAGCTTCGGGCAATCCTGAAGAACCTTGAAATTGCAAAAAAACACAGAGTCCCCATGTGCCAGGACACAGGCATCATGATCTTTTTTGCGGAAATCGGGAGCGAATTTCATCCAGGTTTTGACCTTGAGGCTGCAATCAGGGAAGCAGTGGTCCTTGCAACAGCCGAAATTCCTCTCCGGCCGAACGCAGTCGATCCCCTGACCCGAAAGAACAGCGGAAATAATACAGGAGTTGGAATTCCGGATATTCACTGGAAAATCGTTCCCGGAAGCCAGTTAAAGATCACAGCAGCCCCTAAAGGCGCAGGTTCGGAAAATATGAGTTCGCTGCATATGTTTAACCCTACAGAAACCGGAAGCATCAAAAACTTCGTGCTAGAAACCATAGTGAACGCCGGAGGAATGCCCTGCCCTCCACTGACCATAGGAATCGGTATTGGAGGTTCTTTTGATGCGGCAGCCAGGCTTGCAAAAGAATCCCTTCTTGAGCCTCTTGACGCCCCGATGGAAGGACTGGAAAGAGAAATTTTTGAGTCTGTAAATGCCCTTGGGATAGGCTGTATGGGGCTTGGCGGCAGCACAACTGCCCTTGCAGTGCGCGTGAAAACTGCTCACTGCCACACTGCGTCCCTTCCGGTTGCAGTAAATATCCAGTGCTGGGCGAATCGACATGCTTCGGTTATGTTTGGGGGGGATGAGTAA
- a CDS encoding FumA C-terminus/TtdB family hydratase beta subunit has product MEYHLKTPLKKEDIEKLNAGDIVYISGEILTARDEAHARILEMGEKKEALPFSLEGAVIYHCGPLIQQTENGWKVVSAGPTTSGRMSKMTPPLLKAHNVRAIIGKGGMKGVADALKNGSVYLAYTGGCAALAAELIKEVKAVHWLDLGMPEAVWVLRVEEFGPLIVGIDIKGKDIFAEVREKAQKQLEKQ; this is encoded by the coding sequence ATGGAATATCACCTGAAAACTCCGCTGAAGAAAGAAGATATCGAGAAACTCAATGCCGGAGATATTGTCTATATCTCAGGGGAAATCCTGACAGCCAGGGACGAAGCTCATGCCAGAATTCTTGAAATGGGAGAAAAGAAAGAAGCTCTTCCTTTTTCCCTGGAAGGTGCTGTAATCTACCACTGCGGCCCTCTGATACAGCAAACCGAAAACGGCTGGAAAGTAGTATCTGCCGGCCCTACAACCAGCGGCAGGATGTCAAAAATGACTCCTCCTCTCCTGAAAGCCCATAACGTCCGGGCAATCATTGGAAAAGGCGGGATGAAAGGCGTAGCTGATGCCTTGAAGAATGGGTCTGTCTATCTTGCTTATACAGGCGGATGTGCAGCTCTTGCGGCAGAGTTAATTAAGGAAGTAAAAGCCGTCCACTGGCTTGACCTTGGAATGCCTGAAGCTGTCTGGGTGCTCAGAGTGGAAGAATTCGGGCCGCTTATTGTAGGGATTGATATAAAAGGAAAGGATATTTTTGCCGAGGTAAGGGAAAAAGCTCAAAAACAGCTTGAAAAGCAATGA
- a CDS encoding ArsR family transcriptional regulator, with translation MRSNLITILLSSEKRTDLLLLLKEKPRTIEEINNELDTNSVAILPQLKKLKEKGLVIQEEKIYELSLLGKIIVRKMESLVKAFRQLENNYK, from the coding sequence ATGAGATCTAACCTGATCACAATTCTTTTGTCCTCCGAAAAAAGGACTGACCTGCTTCTCCTCCTCAAAGAAAAGCCTCGAACCATTGAAGAGATCAATAATGAGCTTGATACGAACTCAGTCGCGATCCTGCCCCAGCTTAAAAAACTGAAGGAAAAAGGGCTCGTGATTCAGGAGGAAAAGATATATGAGCTTTCCCTTCTCGGGAAAATCATTGTTAGAAAAATGGAATCTCTTGTAAAAGCCTTCAGACAGCTTGAAAACAATTACAAGTAA